One region of Salvia miltiorrhiza cultivar Shanhuang (shh) chromosome 3, IMPLAD_Smil_shh, whole genome shotgun sequence genomic DNA includes:
- the LOC131014887 gene encoding uncharacterized protein LOC131014887 encodes MTIIGGAAAAGPNPAPAISLDHKRDAYGFAVRPQHLQRFREYANIYKEEEEERSERWKDFLGRQCESTQSGDYIVAKCDDESTAEDSSKDGGEGKDANGRKPENLSEENKDAPSASETKVHQVKTWAEIRPSLRAIEDLMSSRVKKINVMKNEPVSGIKKKLSAIEEARPGKGASEEDSDEEFYDLERSESDPNLQSLSADTTPALDSGVDGHATHSESLPPWKEELECLVQGGVPMELRGELWQAFVGLRARRLDNYYYKLLSPETNEDRNHESELECVGIPEKWRAQIEKDLPRTFPGHPALDEDGRNALRRLLTAYARHNPSVGYCQAMNFFAGLLLLLMPEENAFWTLVGVLDDYFDGYYSEEMLESQVDQLVLEDLVREKFPKLVNHLDYLGVEVAWVTGPWFLTIFMNMLPWESVLRVWDVLLFEGNRVMLFRTTLALMELYGPALVTTKDAGDAVTLLQSLAGSTFDSSQLVLTACMAYQNVQETRLQELRNKHRPAVKASLEERSKDIKAWKVSQGLASKLYSFKKDPGFIGVDEPEQRDMQMNGDISHDEEIDPVKDLKEQVVWLKVELCNLLEDKRSAELRAEELETALMEMVKQDNRRQLSARVEQLELEISEIRQALADKQEQENAMLQILMRVEQEQKVTEDARMFAEQDAAAQRYAAQVLQEKYEEASATLAEMEKRAVLAESMLEATLQYQSVQNKAQPSPRSTQQSNQDHSPEIQTRKTSLLSRWRDRNKEKPTGADEPNDEKSQNEGQNSSLKQDDINGHEAQEKV; translated from the exons ATGACGATCATAGGAGGAGCGGCGGCGGCTGGCCCGAACCCAGCTCCAGCGATTTCGCTTGATCACAAGAG GGATGCTTATGGGTTCGCAGTGAGACCTCAGCATCTTCAAAGATTTAGGGAATATGCAAATATATACAAG gaagaggaggaggagaggtCAGAGAGATGGAAGGATTTTCTAGGAAGGCAATGTGAATCTACTCAATCTGGTGACTACATTGTTGCAAAGTGTGATGATGAATCAACTGCTGAGGATAGTTCAAAAGATGGTGGTGAAGGTAAAGATGCAAATGGCAGGAAGCCTGAAAATTTGAGTGAAGAGAATAAAGATGCACCATCTGCATCTGAAACCAAAGTTCATCAGGTCAAAACATGGGCAGAAATCAGACCTTCTCTTCGAGCCATAGAGGATTTGATGAGTTCCcgtgtgaaaaaaataaatgtaatGAAAAATGAGCCAGTATCCGGCATCAAAAAGAAACTTTCTGCCATTGAAGAGGCTAGACCTGGAAAAGGAGCATCTGAAGAAGACTCTGACGAAGAGTTTTATGATTTGGAGAGATCTGAATCAGACCCCAATCTACAATCCCTTTCAGCAGACACCACTCCTGCTTTGGACTCAGGGGTTGATGGCCATGCAACTCATTCGGAATCTTTGCCTCCGTGGAAGGAAGAACTGGAATGTCTTGTTCAAGGCGGGGTTCCTATGGAACTAAGGGGAGAG CTCTGGCAAGCTTTTGTTGGTCTTAGAGCACGCCGATTAGATAATTACTATTACAAATTGCTATCTCCTGAGACTAATGAGGACAGGAATCATGAGTCAGAACTAGAGTGTGTAGGTATACCTGAAAAATGGAGAGCCCAGATTGAGAAG GACTTACCTCGGACTTTTCCTGGTCATCCTGCTCTGGATGAGGATGGTAGAAATGCTTTAAGACGTTTGCTTACTGCTTATGCCCGTCATAATCCCTCTGTTGGATATTGCCAG GCCATGAATTTCTTCGCAGGCTTGTTATTGCTTTTGATGCCAGAGGAAAATGCATTTTG GACTTTAGTGGGGGTCCTAGATGACTATTTCGATGGGTATTACTCAGAAGAAATGCTGGAATCACAG GTTGACCaactagttcttgaggacttGGTGCGTGAAAAATTTCCAAAATTGG TAAACCATCTCGATTACCTGGGGGTGGAGGTGGCATGGGTGACTGGGCCATGGTTCCTCACAATATTTATGAATATGCTTCCATGGGAAAGCG TGCTTAGAGTCTGGGATGTGCTACTCTTTGAAGGGAACCGTGTCATGCTATTCCGGACTACACTTGCTTTGATGGAGTTATATG GACCTGCATTGGTTACAACCAAGGATGCTGGAGATGCAGTCACACTGCTTCAATCACTCGCTGGTTCTACTTTCGATAGTAGTCAACTTGTCTTGACAGCTTGTATGGCTTATCAAAATGTTCAGGAAACGCGACTACAAGAACTAAGAAATAAACATCGACCAGCTGTGAAGGCTTCACTAGAAGAAAGATCAAAGGACATTAAAGCTTGGAAGGTTTCCCAGGGTCTAGCTTCTAAGTTGTATAGTTTCAAAAAGGATCCTGGTTTTATAGGTGTTGATGAACCAGAACAAAGGGATATGCAGATGAATGGTGACATATCGCATGATGAAGAGATAGATCCTGTAAAAGATCTCAAAGAGCAG GTGGTGTGGCTTAAGGTTGAGTTGTGCAACCTGCTTGAGGACAAAAGATCTGCTGAACTAAG AGCAGAGGAGCTTGAAACTGCACTAATGGAGATGGTCAAACAGGATAATCGGCGGCAATTGAGTGCAAGG GTTGAGCAGTTAGAGCTAGAAATCTCTGAAATTCGGCAAGCCCTCGCTGATAAGCAGGAACAAGAGAATGCCATGCTTCAG ATTTTAATGAGGGTAGAACAAGAACAGAAGGTGACTGAAGATGCCCGTATGTTTGCCGAGCAAGATGCTGCTGCCCAGAGATATGCTGCTCAAGTGCTTCAG GAAAAGTACGAAGAAGCATCTGCTACCCTGGCTGAGATGGAAAAGAGGGCAGTCCTGGCAGAGTCCATGCTCGAGGCCACCTTGCAGTACCAGTCGGTTCAAAACAAAGCACAGCCTTCTCCACG ATCCACGCAGCAAAGTAATCAAGACCACTCACCCGAGATTCAAACAAGAAAGACTAGTTTGCTTTCTAGATGGCGTGACAGGAACAAG GAGAAGCCAACGGGCGCTGATGAGCCAAATGATGAGAAATCACAAAATGAGGGACAGAATTCAAGCTTGAAGCAGGACGACATCAATGGCCATGAGGCGCAGGAGAAGGTATAA
- the LOC131014926 gene encoding probable serine/threonine-protein kinase PBL7 yields MGWFLCSGKSKKRVKREHDKKSDDQIPSEKLKANPLFDVKKEASKDGGSGHIAAHTFTFRELATAAKNFRADCLLGEGGFGRVYKGRLESTNQVVAIKQLDRNGLQGNREFLVEVLMLSLLHHPNLVNLIGYCADGDQRLLVYEYMPLGSLEDHLHDLPPDKKRLDWNTRMKIAAGAAKGLEYLHDKANPPVIYRDLKCSNILLDEDYHPKLSDFGLAKLGPVGDKTHVSTRVMGTYGYCAPEYAMTGQLTLKSDVYSFGVVLLEIITGRKAIDNSRAAGEHNLVAWARPLFKDRRKFSQMADPMLQGQYPARGLYQALAVAAMCVQEQPNMRPLMADVVTALTYLASQKYDPETQPIQRPSSGSSTPRMRREQR; encoded by the exons ATGGGCTGGTTCCTTTGTTCTGgaaaatcgaagaagagagtaaagAGAGAACATGATAAGAAGTCGGATGATCAGATCCCTTCAG AAAAACTAAAGGCGAATCCATTGTTTGATGTAAAGAAGGAAGCTTCTAAAGACGGAGGATCTGGTCACATTGCTGCTCACACGTTTACCTTCCGTGAATTGGCCACAGCTGCCAAAAATTTTAGAGCTGATTGTCTTTTAGGTGAAGGTGGATTTGGCAGAGTGTATAAAGGACGACTAGAGAGCACTAACCAG GTTGTGGCTATAAAGCAACTTGATCGCAATGGTTTGCAAGGAAACAGGGAATTTCTTGTTGAAGTCTTGATGTTGAGTTTACTTCATCACCCGAACTTAGTGAACTTGATTGGATACTGTGCTGATGGAGATCAGAGACTCTTGGTGTATGAATACATGCCGTTAGGATCGTTGGAAGATCATCTACACG ACCTTCCACCAGATAAGAAGCGTCTCGATTGGAATACAAGAATGAAAATAGCTGCTGGAGCAGCAAAGGGCTTGGAGTATTTGCATGATAAAGCGAACCCACCTGTTATTTATCGAGATCTAAAGTGTTCAAATATTTTACTCGACGAAGATTATCACCCCAAGCTCTCTGATTTTGGGTTGGCCAAATTAGGCCCTGTTGGTGATAAGACCCATGTATCCACTAGAGTGATGGGAACATATGGATATTGTGCACCCGAATATGCCATGACGGGGCAGCTCACGTTAAAGTCGGATGTCTATAGTTTTGGAGTGGTCCTTCTAGAAATCATTACAGGCAGAAAGGCTATTGACAATTCAAGAGCTGCCGGGGAACACAATCTTGTTGCATGG GCTCGACCTCTATTTAAAGACCGTAGGAAGTTCTCACAAATGGCTGATCCGATGCTCCAAGGCCAGTATCCAGCTAGGGGATTGTACCAAGCTCTTGCTGTCGCTGCAATGTGTGTACAGGAGCAACCAAACATGCGCCCTCTAATGGCGGATGTGGTGACGGCCTTAACTTATCTTGCTTCACAAAAATATGACCCCGAGACTCAGCCCATTCAAAGGCCAAGTTCAGGCTCCTCAACTCCAAGAATGCGAAGAGAACAGCGATGA
- the LOC131014938 gene encoding elongator complex protein 6 codes for MANAPPPNLLDESLGDTAGGGRMILVEDCVETSGAFVVHHLLKRALHPHSSDAVVFLSFSHPFSHYDRVLRKMGCNLSVQRDNKRLLFFDMLALDHLDRNRGKTSEDILIALYGEVQKAVEVSRSHEGRHNITVVIDDVSLMEVDAKGSSDLVLDFLRYCYSLTAQFGCSLIALNHEDLYSTAHQPNLLLQLEYLADTVIKIEPLATGLAKDVHGQLTVSNRNLRLGSGKSRSRVHNFQFRIKDSSVEYFYPGSKT; via the exons ATGGCGAATGCTCCGCCACCCAACCTTCTCGACGAGTCCCTCGGCGACACAGCAGGCGGCGGAAGGATGATTCTGGTGGAGGACTGCGTGGAGACTAGCGGAGCTTTCGTGGTGCATCACTTGCTCAAGCGAGCTCTCCACCCTCACTCTTCCGACGCCGTCGTGTTTCTCTCCTTCTCTCACCCTTTCTCTCACTACGATCGCGTTCTCCGCAAAATG GGCTGCAACCTGAGTGTTCAAAGAGATAATAAGAGATTGCTGTTCTTTGACATGCTTGCATTGGATCATCTAG ATAGGAATCGAGGGAAGACTAGCGAGGATATACTTATTGCATTGTATGGAGAAGTTCAGAAAGCAGTAGAAGTTTCTCGATCACACGAAGGAAGACATAATATCACTGTAGTGATAGATGATGTCTCTCTTATGGAAGTGGATGCCAAAGGCTCATCTGACCTTGTTCTCGATTTTCTACGCTACTGCTACAGTTTAACAGCTCAATTT GGTTGTTCCCTTATTGCTCTTAACCATGAAGATCTGTATTCAACCGCGCATCAACCCAATCTGCTTTTACAATTGGAGTACTTGGCGGATACAGTAATAAAGATCGAACCTTTAGCTACAGGTTTAGCGAAAGACGTCCATGGACAG TTGACCGTTTCAAACAGAAATCTTCGACTTGGCTCTGGCAAATCAAGAAGCAGGGTTCATAATTTCCAGTTTAGGATAAAGGATAGCAGCGTAGAATATTTCTATCCCGGGAGTAAGACTTGA
- the LOC131014936 gene encoding probable adenylate kinase 6, chloroplastic yields the protein MAVFSRLMCRAASARSFCTKSTTADRHLLSSSLPLNNSTGKGRNVQWVFLGCPGVGKGTYAARLSKLLGVPHIATGDLVRHELSSSGPLSSQLAEIVNQGKLISDEIVIDLLSKRLEQAQAKGETGFILDGFPRTVRQAEILEEVTDIDLVINLKLREEALIAKCLGRRTCSECGGNYNVACIDIKGEDGNPRMYMPPLLPPPHCESKLITRSDDNEEVVKERLRVYNELSRPVEDFYRLRGRLLEFDLPGGIPESWTKLLHALNLDDHEDKRTAAA from the exons ATGGCGGTATTCAGCCGCCTTATGTGCAGAGCCGCCTCAGCTCGAAGTTTCTGCACGAAATCTACGACGGCTGACCGACACCTACTCTCTTCGTCCCTGCCCCTCAATAATTCCACGGGCAAGGGCAGAAACGTTCAGTGGGTCTTCCTTGGCTGCCCGGGCGTCGGCAAGGGCACCTACGCTGCCCGCCTCTCCAAGCTCCTCGGCGTGCCCCACATCGCCACCGGCGATCTCGTCCGCCACGAGCTCTCTTCCTCTGGCCCCCTCTCCTctcag CTTGCAGAGATTGTTAACCAGGGTAAGTTAATCTCAGATGAGATTGTCATTGACCTCCTGTCTAAGCGTCTCGAGCAAGCTCAAGCTAAGGGTGAAACGGGATTTATTCTTGATGGCTTTCCTCGGACTGTAAGACAGGCG GAAATTCTGGAAGAAGTAACGGATATTGATTTGGTAATCAATCTAAAACTCCGAGAAGaagcattaattgcaaaatgcCTCGGGAGAAGAACTTGCAGCGAGTGTGGAGGGAACTATAATGTTGCATGCATTGACATCAAGGGAGAAGATGGAAATCCAAGAATGTACATGCCTCCCCTTCTTCCTCCTCCACACTGTGAATCTAAACTGATCACACGTTCCGATGACAATGAAGAAGTTGTCAAAGAACGCCTGCGAGTATACAACGAACTG AGTCGACCGGTGGAGGATTTTTATCGCCTTCGTGGAAGACTGTTGGAGTTTGATCTTCCAGGGGGAATTCCAGAATCCTGGACCAAGCTGCTACATGCTCtaaatcttgatgatcatgAAGATAAAAGAACAGCTGCAGCCTGA